Proteins encoded together in one Mus pahari chromosome 9, PAHARI_EIJ_v1.1, whole genome shotgun sequence window:
- the Lyz gene encoding lysozyme C, translated as MKALLTLGLLLLSVTAQAKVYERCEFARTLKRNGMAGYRGVSLANWVCLAQHESNYNTQATNYNPGSRSTDYGIFQINSRYWCNDGKTPRAVNGCRIPCSALLKDDITTAIQCAKRVVRDPQGIRAWVAWRKHCQKRNLSQYIRNCGV; from the exons ATGAAGGCTCTCCTGACTCTGGGACTCCTCCTGCTTTCTGTCACTGCCCAGGCCAAGGTCTATGAACGTTGTGAGTTTGCCAGAACTCTGAAAAGGAATGGAATGGCTGGCTACCGTGGTGTCAGCCTGGCCAACT ggGTGTGTTTAGCTCAGCACGAGAGCAATTATAACACACAAGCTACAAACTACAACCCTGGATCCCGAAGCACCGACTATGGGATATTTCAGATCAATAGCCGATACTGGTGTAATGATGGCAAAACTCCAAGAGCTGTGAATGGCTGTAGGATACCTTGCAGTG CTCTGCTGAAGGATGACATCACTACAGCCATACAATGTGCAAAGAGGGTGGTGAGAGATCCCCAAGGCATTCGAGCATG GGTCGCATGGCGTAAACACTGTCAAAAACGAAACCTATCCCAGTATATTCGGAACTGCGGAGTCTGA